The following proteins are co-located in the Patescibacteria group bacterium genome:
- a CDS encoding mannose-1-phosphate guanylyltransferase, with the protein MAINIVLLAGGSGTRLWPMSRTNLPKQLQKLVGDKTLIQQTYERVENITEKENIFVSTGTKYVPEIEKQVPQIPRENVIAEPKAMNTAAAIGLAAIHLYHRDKQSIMVSLHSDHIVTEVGNFHKAIHIACETIKHHPEYIMTVGINPITPSTELGYIQMDGAFEVIDEEQVYKVKRFVEKPDAATAVKFLSSFQYLWNAGYFVWRVDTLLDLFKELLPNTYKHLMAIEKAIGTPEYHKVLAEHYDLVDAVAIDVAILEKCNKIAVIPADLGWSDVGTWSSLHDILTTITGHHLISKGHHAGYDTENCLVYAGEKMIATVGLRNVIVVDTPDVLLIADKSKAHDVKKLLDKLKDEGKHLYL; encoded by the coding sequence ATGGCAATAAACATTGTTCTGTTAGCTGGTGGTAGTGGAACACGGCTTTGGCCAATGAGTCGGACCAATTTACCTAAGCAACTACAAAAATTGGTGGGGGATAAAACCTTAATTCAACAAACCTACGAACGTGTAGAGAACATAACCGAAAAAGAAAATATCTTTGTCTCTACTGGCACCAAATATGTACCCGAGATCGAAAAACAGGTTCCCCAAATACCGCGTGAAAACGTTATTGCCGAACCAAAAGCGATGAATACCGCCGCGGCTATTGGTTTAGCTGCCATTCATTTGTATCACCGCGATAAGCAAAGCATTATGGTCTCGCTTCATTCTGATCACATCGTGACCGAGGTGGGTAACTTTCACAAAGCCATTCACATTGCCTGCGAAACTATTAAGCATCATCCTGAATACATTATGACCGTGGGCATCAACCCAATCACCCCCTCAACCGAACTAGGTTATATTCAAATGGATGGGGCGTTTGAGGTGATTGATGAAGAGCAAGTTTACAAAGTGAAACGGTTTGTGGAAAAACCAGATGCTGCTACCGCGGTTAAATTCCTATCTAGCTTCCAGTACCTGTGGAACGCCGGATATTTTGTGTGGCGCGTAGATACGTTGCTTGATCTGTTCAAAGAATTGTTGCCAAATACATATAAACATTTAATGGCAATAGAAAAAGCGATCGGTACGCCGGAATATCACAAAGTATTAGCCGAGCATTATGATTTAGTGGATGCGGTGGCAATTGATGTGGCTATTTTGGAGAAATGCAACAAAATCGCGGTTATTCCGGCCGATTTAGGTTGGTCTGATGTGGGTACGTGGAGCTCGTTGCACGACATTTTAACCACAATTACCGGACATCATCTAATTTCCAAAGGTCACCATGCCGGATATGATACTGAAAATTGTTTGGTTTACGCCGGTGAGAAAATGATCGCCACTGTTGGTTTGCGTAACGTGATTGTGGTAGATACGCCGGACGTACTGCTGATCGCCGACAAATCCAAAGCTCACGATGTTAAAAAATTGTTAGATAAATTAAAGGATGAAGGTAAACATTTATATTTGTAG